One genomic region from Parcubacteria group bacterium encodes:
- a CDS encoding rod shape-determining protein, which yields MFIRKIGIDLGTANTLVFVPGKGIVVNEPSVVAVSLAENKILAVGNNAKEMLGRTPDSIVASRPMKDGVIADYRVTEAMLKYFINKVSGKVRFLKPEIMISIPAGVTSTERRAVVNAAIKAGAKSAYVVKEPLLAAIGAGIAVHNPQGNIIIDIGGGTSEIAVISLGGIVAAHSARVGGNKLDQAISDYIKRKYGLVIGERTAEDVKISIGSAIAQVKEEYMEIRGRDLMGGLPRIVKISSNEITEAIQDELREIINAIKKVFQETPPELAADVIDKGMVLSGGGALLRNLDQLITKTIGVPCYVADDALFCVIKGIGIALDNLEVYKRTIMMTK from the coding sequence ATGTTTATTAGAAAAATCGGAATTGATTTAGGAACTGCCAATACTCTTGTGTTTGTTCCCGGGAAAGGAATAGTGGTGAATGAACCGTCAGTGGTGGCGGTTTCTTTAGCTGAAAACAAAATTTTGGCTGTTGGCAATAACGCTAAAGAAATGTTGGGAAGAACTCCGGATAGCATTGTTGCTAGTCGTCCGATGAAAGACGGTGTAATTGCAGATTACCGGGTTACAGAAGCGATGTTAAAATATTTTATTAATAAAGTAAGCGGGAAAGTACGTTTTTTAAAGCCGGAAATTATGATATCTATTCCCGCCGGGGTTACTTCGACAGAAAGGCGAGCTGTGGTTAATGCAGCTATTAAAGCCGGAGCAAAATCAGCCTATGTTGTCAAAGAACCTCTCCTGGCAGCGATAGGAGCTGGTATAGCGGTCCACAATCCTCAAGGAAACATTATTATTGATATCGGAGGAGGAACTTCTGAAATAGCGGTTATCTCTCTTGGAGGAATCGTGGCGGCTCATAGCGCTCGTGTTGGAGGAAACAAGCTCGATCAGGCAATTTCCGATTATATTAAAAGGAAATACGGATTAGTTATCGGTGAAAGAACGGCTGAGGATGTTAAAATTTCTATCGGTTCTGCTATTGCCCAGGTCAAAGAAGAATATATGGAAATAAGAGGACGGGATTTGATGGGAGGACTCCCAAGGATTGTCAAAATATCATCCAATGAAATAACGGAAGCGATTCAGGACGAACTTAGAGAAATAATCAATGCAATTAAAAAAGTTTTTCAGGAAACTCCTCCGGAACTGGCGGCGGATGTGATTGATAAAGGAATGGTTCTTTCCGGCGGCGGGGCGCTCCTTCGAAATTTGGATCAACTTATCACAAAAACAATTGGCGTCCCATGCTATGTGGCTGACGATGCGCTATTTTGCGTGATAAAAGGAATCGGAATTGCTCTTGATAATTTGGAAGTTTATAAGAGGACAATAATGATGACAAAGTAG